GCCATAGCCTTTATGCAGTAGTGATTGTAAAAGCAGATGATCAGGGTGGTGAGTTTGTAATAACACTTCACCGGGTTTGCTTGCACGTCCGGCACGTCCCGCCACTTGAATAAAGAGCTGTGCTAAACGCTCAGAAGCACGAAAATCATTACTGAACAGTGCACTATCAACATCAATTAAAGCGACCAATGTGACATTTGGAAAGTGGTGACCTTTTGCCAGCATCTGAGTGCCGATCAGAATTTGGTATTCGTTATTTTTAATCGCTTCAAGGTAGTTCTCTAAAGCACCTTTACGACGTGTGCTATCGCGATCAATACGTACAGTTTTGTATTCAGGAAATAATGTTGCTAATTGATTTTCAAGCTGCTCAGTACCGACACCGACGGGTAATAATTGTGTCGAACCACATTGCTCACATTGCGGCATGATAGGGCGCTGTGTTGCACAGTGGTGACAGCGCAATTCCCCCGATTGTTGATGCAGAGTGTAGTAAGCATCACAACGAGTACATTCGGCGATCCAGCCACATTCGTGACACATCATCGCAGGCGAGAAACCCCTGCGATTGAGAAATAACATCACTTGATTACCTGCGTTCAAGTGCTTTCGCATTTCAGCAATCAGTGGTGCAGACAATCCCGCATCAAGGTATAAGCCTTTGACATCGATGACACCATGACGCGCCAGTTGGGCATTGCCCGCACGCTTAGTCAGGTGTAAATGGTGGTATTTGTCGGTTTTCGCATTATGTAAAGTTTCCAGCGCTGGCGTTGCAGAGCCTAATACAACTGGAATATTTTCTTTGTTGGCACGCATCACGGCTAAATCGCGAGCATGGTAACGCAGGCTATCTTGTTGCTTGTAAGAGGGGTCATGCTCTTCATCGACAATGATGATGCCCAAATTAGCAAACGGCGTGAATAACGCTGAGCGAGTACCGATGATGATCCCCGCTTGGTTATCACGACCAGCGAGCCATGCTGCCATACGCTCGCTGTCGTTTAGTCCTGAGTGTACCGTCTCTAGTGGCACATTGAAGCGACGACGAAAGCGGTTAATCGTCTGTGGGGTTAAGCCGATTTCTGGCACTAGAATAAGGGCTTGTTTACCCGCTGCCAGAACGGGCTCTAATAAGTTAAGGTAGACTTCGGTTTTGCCTGAGCCTGTGACACCTTCAAGCAGATAACAACCAAAATCAGGATTACTGTTAACAGTGGCAATCGCTAAGGCTTGCTCTTCATTAAGGCGTGGTTTTTCTTCTGTTACAGCAAAATGCTGGTGCCAGTTCTTATCTTTTTGTTGCTGTTGTTGTTCGACAATCCAGCCTTTATTACTCACGGCTTTTAATGTTGCTGAGCTGACTTCTTCATTTAATAAGCTGTCATGGCTCACTGATCCATTTTGCAATAAACGCAGAAGTTGGGCTTGCTTTGGGGCACGGGTTAAACCATTAAGCGGCTGTGCTTTACCTGCTTCAGTCAGTGCCCAAAATTTTAATGTCGCTTGTGACGCTTCACGTCCTTTACGCAGCAGCGCAGGCATAGCATTAGCGAGGGTGTCACCGAGCGGGTATTGGTAGTATTGGCTTGCCCATTTAAGTAAGTCGAATAATGGCGGCATCCACAGCGGTGTTTTATCAATAACTTTTTGTACTGGTTTTAGCTGCTCGAGTGGAAAGTCGGAATGATCGGTAAGTGCAGTAACAATCCCGATTAATCGCTGGCGACCAAATGGTACCTGTACACGTCCTCCGATCACAGGCATGTCATCAGATTTAATTAGATAATCAAAGGTTTTATCTAGCGGAACAGGAAGAGCCACACGGGCGATGTTTGGGATCATAATCTACTGCAGTCATTGAGCGTGTGCTAAATAATACCAGACCGAGTGAAACTCGATAAGCCTTGTTAAGAACGAGAAGGGTAAGTTGTCTAAGATTAGAGAAGAAATACAGCGCTTAAAAGCCCTCTCTCTGTTGATCTCCGTGAGATGATTGATTATTATACGCCGCCTGATTTGTCGCATAATGTGGCAAGATATTTTTTAACGACGTGTGGTGCCCGGCTTTGGATCGGGAGAGCGACACGGCCTTAATTTTGAGGTTATCCCATGAAACAAGGTATTCACCCAGAGTACACAGCAGTAAACGCACGTTGTTCTTGTGGCAACACTTTCGTATTTAACTCTACTATGGGTAAAGACATCAACCTTGATGTATGCGACAAGTGTCACCCATTCTACACTGGTAAGCAACGTCAAGTTAGCTCTGGTGGTCGTATCGACAAATTCAACAAGCGTTTCGGTGCGCTTTCTAGCAAGTAATAATTTGCCAGATGAATTTAGAAAAAAGGGATGCGTAAGCATCCCTTTTTTTATGTCTTTAAAAAATACCCTTGGTATAACTGTGACTTAAATGTATCAATCTTGTTCTTCATGAGCTGGGAAATTGATATTTAATGGCATATTATTTAATAACAAATACGAATTACGCATGTAGTTTGCCATTATAAATGTCAGCGCTGAGGCTCAAATATCACTATGTCTGAAGACTTCCGTCAACAAGCTCTCGATTACCATTCACTTCCTGTTCCTGGGAAAATTTCTGTTGAACTGACTAAGCTTAGCCAATACGGTTGATGATCTTGCTCTGGCTTATAGTCCAGGCGTGGCTGAGCCGGTCAGAGAAATCGCCCAAGATGCTGATAACGTCTATAAGTACACAGCGAAAGGCAACATGGTTGCAGTGATCACGAACGGTACTGCGATTTTAGGTTTAGGTAATTTAGGCCCGTTGGCTTCAAAACCTGTGATGGAAGGAAAATCGCTGCTGTTTAAACGCTTTGCAGGGATTGATTCCATTGATATTGAAGTGAAACACCGCACGATTGATGAATTCGTTGATACTGTTGCCAATATTGCCGACACCTTTGGTGGTATTAACTTAGAAGATATTAAAGCGCCTGACTGTTTTGAGATCGAGCAACGCTTAATTGAGCGCTGTAATGTGCCTGTTTTTCACGATGATCAGCATGGAACAGCGATTGTAACGGCTGCTGGTATGCTTAACGCTTTAGAGCTTCAAGGCAAAGATATCGGTGAAGCTGTGATTGTTTGCTTAGGCGCAGGTGCTGCGGCAATTGCCTGTATGGAGCTACTCATTAAGTGCGGTGCGCAGCGTGAGAAAATCTACATGCTGGATCGTAAAGGGGTAATTCATACCCGTCGTGATGACATTAATGAATACAAACAGCTGTTTGCCAATAATACCGATAAGCGCACCTTAGAAGATGTGATTGCAGGCGCTGATATTTTTGTGGGTGTTTCTGGCCCTGATTTATTAGCCCCTGAAGCTTTGGCATTGATGGCTGAAAATCCTATTGTGTTTGCGTGTTCAAACCCAGATCCTGAAATTAAGCCAGCACTGGCACATCAAGTTCGCCAAGATTTAATTATGGGAACAGGGCGCTCTGATTATCCTAATCAGGTGAATAATGTTTTATGTTTTCCGTTTATTTTCCGTGGTGCATTAGATGTGCGTGCGAGCCAAATTAATGACGAAATGAAGTTGGCGGCGGTAAATGCAATTCGTGAATTAGCGAAAGAGCCAGTGCCTCAATCAGTATTGGATGCATCTGGTGTATCGCACTTAGCATTTGGTCGAGAGTACATTATTCCAAAGCCAATGGATCCGCGTTTATTACCTCGGGTTGCAAAAGCGGTGGCACAAGCGGCAATTGACTCAGGTGTTGCACGTATCGAAATGCCAATGGGCTATATGGAAGTGTAGTGCAGCAACTCGCTATTTTAATAAATAAAAAACCAGCCATGTGGCTGGTTTTTTAGTATACATAGTCAGTAATGAAATTATTCATTAATGTCGTCGTAGCTGATCCCCATTTCATCCATTAGCGCTTTCGCTTCTGCGGGTAGATCATCTGGGCGATCTTTACGAATATCGTCATCCGTTGGTAATGGTTGACCAGTGTAAGCATGAAGGAAAGCTTCGCAAAGTAGCTCACTATTGGTCGCGTGGCGTAGGTTGTTCACCTGACGACGAGTACGTTCATCAGTAAGAATCTTAAGTACCTTCAATGGAATCGAAACAGTAATTTTCTTTACTTGTTCGTTTTTCTTACCGTGTTCTGCGTAAGGGCTAATATATTCGCCATTCCACTCAGCCATGTTTTACCTTCTCAGCGATATTGGGTTAATGATGTGGTAACAGGAGCGGCACCCTCTGTTAGCAACGGGATTGTAGGGCGGCGATATTACGTCAACATCGCGGTTTTGTCCCGTATTGAACAGAAAAATAACACTAAGGTGAGCACTGTTTTTTTGTTATGGCTGAATTTTAGCGGGATTTACCGCCATAAGCAAAGACATATAGACGTCTAGATGTGTTGACGTCTTGTTTTGTAATGGTTAAAGTTGTTATAAATTTATTATTTGGGATCAAGCCTCCCCGACAAGGAATGTTATTATGAGTGATAAGCGACTGGCGACAATTGCAGTGAGAACGGGTATTGATAGTGATTCACAGTATCATGCTGTCGTCCCACCGATTTATTTAACCTCAACCTATAGTTTTCCTGCCTTTGGGGAAGTGCCTCAATATGATTATTCTCGCTCAGGGAATCCAACCCGTAATACGTTGGCTGATGCATTAAGTGAATTAGAAGGCGGTGCTGGTGGCGTGGTAACCAGTTGTGGTACTGCGGCAATGAATTTACTTGTGACAGCATTGCTTGGCCCTGATGACTTAATTGTGGCTCCGCATGATTGTTACGGCGGTACTTACCGCTTATTTAATACCCGTGCTAATAAAGGCGACTTTAAAGTAGAGTTTGTCGATCAGTCTGATCAAGAAGCACTGGCTGCTGCGTTAGCGAAAAAGCCGAAATTAATCTGGGTGGAAACCCCGTCAAACCCACTAGTGCGCGTTGTTGATATCGCCGCACTGTGCCAGCAAGCTAAAGAAGTTGGTTGCTTAGTCGCTGTCGATAACACCTTCCTTTCTCCTTTACTGCAACAGCCGATCTCATTAGGTGCAGATTTTGTTGTGCATTCAACGACTAAATACCTTAACGGACATTCCGATGTGGTTGGCGGTGTTTTGATCTCTAAAGATGCTGAAATGGCTGAGACGATTGCATGGTGGGCAAACTGTATTGGTGCGACTGGTGCACCATTTGATGCTTACTTAACCTTGCGTGGTCTACGAACGTTAGCACCACGAATGAGAATGCATGAAGAAAATGGTGTGGCAGTGCTGGAATATTTACAACAGCAAGCCATGGTAGGGACGATTTATCACCCAAGTTTGCCATCACACCCTGGACACGATATTGCCAAGCGTCAGCAAAAAGGGTTTGGCTCAATGATGAGTTTTGAATTTGCGGGTAGCCAAGCGCAGTTGGAAGTGTTTGTTAAAGAGTTAAAACTGTTTTCACTGGCAGAATCATTAGGTGGAACAGAGAGCTTAATTGCTCATCCATCAAGCATGACTCATCGTGCGATGTCTGATGAAGCGCAAGCAGAAGCTGGTATTTCTACTTCACTGTTACGTCTTTCTGTTGGTTTAGAAGATCCTCGAGACTTAGTTGCTGATTTGGAGCAAGCCTTTCATCTCGCAGCGGAGGCACATTAATGACTCAAGTATTACGCCAATTACATAAATTTGGTGGTAGTAGCTTAGCTGATCCTGAGTGCTATCGCCGAGTAGCAGATATCCTCGCTGAGTATTCAGATAGTAATGATCTCATAGTGGTATCTGCGGCGGGTAAAACCACCAACCAATTAATCTTGTGGTTGGAGCAACTAGAAAAAGATGGACGTCAAGCACATGAAACCTTGTTGTCGCTTCGCAGCTATCAGCAACAACTCATCGAAGCTTTAATTGTTCAACCAACGGCTGAACTATTGATCCAACAGTTACATGATGATTTAGCAACAATTGCCCGTTATGGCGAAAATATTATTACGCCTGCTGATCGCGGCACGATTCAAGGTTTTGGTGAGGTGTGGTCTGCTCGTTTATTAGCAGCACTCTTGAGCCAGCGCGATCTTGCGACAAAGGACGTCGACTCACGATTATTTTTACGTGCTGAACATGCAGCCCAGCCTGAAGTAGATAGCCGAATATCAAAGCCTTTACTGCAGCAACAGTTGGCGCAACACAGCCATCATCGCATCGTGATCACTGGTTTCATGGCGCAAAATACCCTAGGTGAAACGGTCTTACTTGGACGTAATGGTTCAGATTATTCTGCGACCATTATCGGTGCATTAGCTGATGTTGCGAAAGTCACGATCTGGAGCGATGTAGCAGGTGTGTATAGTGCCGACCCTCGTAAAGTAAACGATGCTTGTTTATTGCCATTACTGAGGTTGGATGAAGCCAGTGAATTAGCGCGTTTAGCTGCCCCTGTTTTACATAGTCGTACTTTGCAGCCTGTGGCACAAAGTGCGATTGATTTAATGTTGCGTTGTAGCCATCAACCAGAATCAGGCTCAACCCGTGTTGAACGTGTGCTGGCATCAGGGCGTGGAGCGAAAATTGTCTCTTCACTCGATGATGTGTGTTTAATTGAAGTTGATGTCCCACGCGGCATGGATGTGGAACATGTAAGAGAAGAGCTTGAACGTTTACTTTCTCGTCATCAATTAACACCATTAGCGCAGAGCCTTGAACAGAGTAAAGGTCGCATTATGCTGGCTTATACTCGCGAAGTGGTTAACGGGGTACTTAATTTACTGCAAGACAGTGGCACACCTGCCGAGCTCCGTTTGCGAGAAGGATTTTCAATGGTGGCTGCGGTTGGCGCTGGGGTGATTAATAACCCTGTTCATTGTCATGGCTTTTATCAGCAACTAAAAGGTTTGCCTGTAGAGTTTATGACTGAGGCAGAATCGGGGTTAAGTTTGGTAGCGGTACTTCGTCAGGTTGAAACTGAGCGATTAGTGAAAGATATTCACCAAGCGTTATTTCAAGCGCAAAAGCGTGTTGGTTTAGTGCTATGCGGTAAGGGGAATATTGGTAGTCGTTGGCTGGAATTATTTGAGCGTGAAAAAGTAGCGTTAGAAAAACGCCATGGACTTAGCTTTACCTTGTTCGGCGTGTTAGATAGTCGCCGCCAATGGGTTAATTTTGATGGCATTGAGCCACAGTTGGCATTAACTCAATTTGAGCAAGAAGCGGTAGAATATCGGGATGATGAGCTCTTTTCTCAAATTGGCAATGCCGATTATGACGATGTGATAGTCCTTGATGTGACCGCAAGTTGTGAGTTATCAAAGCGCTATCCTGAAATTGCCGAGCATGGTTTACATTTGATTTCTGCTAATAAAGTGGCGGGCTCGGCAAGCAGTCAAGACTACCATGCTGTGATTGACGCCTTTGCTAAAAGCAGTCGTCATTGGCTTTATAACGCTACCGTGGGCGCTGGGCTTCCGGTGAATCATACCGTTCGTGATTTACGTGAAAGTGGCGATCAGATCATTGCTGTATCGGGTATTTTTTCGGGGACGTTATCATGGTTGTTCCAGCAATATGATGGCAGCGTGCCATTTTCTGAATTGGTCGAGCAAGCGTGGCAGCAAGGCTTAACTGAGCCCGATCCTCGTCATGATTTAGATGGCAGTGATGTGATGCGAAAACTTGTGATCCTCGCACGTGAATCTGGCTTAGAGATCGAGCCTGAGCAGGTCAAAGTGGAAAGCTTAGTACCTGTAGAGTTAGCATCGTTATCTGTCGAACAGTTCTTTGAGCAAGCAGGATTACTGGATGAAATCTTGGCGGAGCGTTTAGAAAGTGCCCGTGAAGAAGAGAAGGTGCTACGTTATGTGGCGCGCTTAGATCGTCA
The sequence above is a segment of the Photobacterium leiognathi genome. Coding sequences within it:
- the priA gene encoding primosomal protein N' gives rise to the protein MIPNIARVALPVPLDKTFDYLIKSDDMPVIGGRVQVPFGRQRLIGIVTALTDHSDFPLEQLKPVQKVIDKTPLWMPPLFDLLKWASQYYQYPLGDTLANAMPALLRKGREASQATLKFWALTEAGKAQPLNGLTRAPKQAQLLRLLQNGSVSHDSLLNEEVSSATLKAVSNKGWIVEQQQQQKDKNWHQHFAVTEEKPRLNEEQALAIATVNSNPDFGCYLLEGVTGSGKTEVYLNLLEPVLAAGKQALILVPEIGLTPQTINRFRRRFNVPLETVHSGLNDSERMAAWLAGRDNQAGIIIGTRSALFTPFANLGIIIVDEEHDPSYKQQDSLRYHARDLAVMRANKENIPVVLGSATPALETLHNAKTDKYHHLHLTKRAGNAQLARHGVIDVKGLYLDAGLSAPLIAEMRKHLNAGNQVMLFLNRRGFSPAMMCHECGWIAECTRCDAYYTLHQQSGELRCHHCATQRPIMPQCEQCGSTQLLPVGVGTEQLENQLATLFPEYKTVRIDRDSTRRKGALENYLEAIKNNEYQILIGTQMLAKGHHFPNVTLVALIDVDSALFSNDFRASERLAQLFIQVAGRAGRASKPGEVLLQTHHPDHLLLQSLLHKGYGVFSQAALTERKQAMLPPYTHLVLVRAEANDSDTVCQLLQQIRGIFESSPVYDQDCCVLGPNPAPLARRAGRYRWQLILQTPNRKALQQILSIAKPAIQLLPLAKKVRWSIDVEPQDLT
- a CDS encoding bifunctional aspartate kinase/homoserine dehydrogenase II; amino-acid sequence: MTQVLRQLHKFGGSSLADPECYRRVADILAEYSDSNDLIVVSAAGKTTNQLILWLEQLEKDGRQAHETLLSLRSYQQQLIEALIVQPTAELLIQQLHDDLATIARYGENIITPADRGTIQGFGEVWSARLLAALLSQRDLATKDVDSRLFLRAEHAAQPEVDSRISKPLLQQQLAQHSHHRIVITGFMAQNTLGETVLLGRNGSDYSATIIGALADVAKVTIWSDVAGVYSADPRKVNDACLLPLLRLDEASELARLAAPVLHSRTLQPVAQSAIDLMLRCSHQPESGSTRVERVLASGRGAKIVSSLDDVCLIEVDVPRGMDVEHVREELERLLSRHQLTPLAQSLEQSKGRIMLAYTREVVNGVLNLLQDSGTPAELRLREGFSMVAAVGAGVINNPVHCHGFYQQLKGLPVEFMTEAESGLSLVAVLRQVETERLVKDIHQALFQAQKRVGLVLCGKGNIGSRWLELFEREKVALEKRHGLSFTLFGVLDSRRQWVNFDGIEPQLALTQFEQEAVEYRDDELFSQIGNADYDDVIVLDVTASCELSKRYPEIAEHGLHLISANKVAGSASSQDYHAVIDAFAKSSRHWLYNATVGAGLPVNHTVRDLRESGDQIIAVSGIFSGTLSWLFQQYDGSVPFSELVEQAWQQGLTEPDPRHDLDGSDVMRKLVILARESGLEIEPEQVKVESLVPVELASLSVEQFFEQAGLLDEILAERLESAREEEKVLRYVARLDRHGKAHVGVEALAQEHALANLLPCDNIFAIESHWYRDNPLVIRGPGAGRDVTAGALLSDINRLAALL
- the metJ gene encoding met regulon transcriptional regulator MetJ — protein: MAEWNGEYISPYAEHGKKNEQVKKITVSIPLKVLKILTDERTRRQVNNLRHATNSELLCEAFLHAYTGQPLPTDDDIRKDRPDDLPAEAKALMDEMGISYDDINE
- the rpmE gene encoding 50S ribosomal protein L31; translated protein: MKQGIHPEYTAVNARCSCGNTFVFNSTMGKDINLDVCDKCHPFYTGKQRQVSSGGRIDKFNKRFGALSSK
- a CDS encoding O-succinylhomoserine (thiol)-lyase — protein: MSDKRLATIAVRTGIDSDSQYHAVVPPIYLTSTYSFPAFGEVPQYDYSRSGNPTRNTLADALSELEGGAGGVVTSCGTAAMNLLVTALLGPDDLIVAPHDCYGGTYRLFNTRANKGDFKVEFVDQSDQEALAAALAKKPKLIWVETPSNPLVRVVDIAALCQQAKEVGCLVAVDNTFLSPLLQQPISLGADFVVHSTTKYLNGHSDVVGGVLISKDAEMAETIAWWANCIGATGAPFDAYLTLRGLRTLAPRMRMHEENGVAVLEYLQQQAMVGTIYHPSLPSHPGHDIAKRQQKGFGSMMSFEFAGSQAQLEVFVKELKLFSLAESLGGTESLIAHPSSMTHRAMSDEAQAEAGISTSLLRLSVGLEDPRDLVADLEQAFHLAAEAH